One window of Nostoc sp. C052 genomic DNA carries:
- a CDS encoding class I SAM-dependent methyltransferase: MATILRDWSYRYQWLYDGISRLAALSVGGEARFRQLALQGLTIHSDTQILDLCCGSGQTTQFLAKTSQHVTGLDASPKSLQRARQNVPEASYVEAFAQEMPFADNLFDLVHISVALHEMQSQQLQKIINEVYRVLKPGGVFTLVDFHAPTNPIFWPGISIFLLLFETETAWELLKTDLAELLTKTGFEVGKLTLYAGGSLQVIQAKK, from the coding sequence ATGGCAACAATTTTAAGAGATTGGAGTTACCGTTATCAGTGGTTGTATGATGGTATTTCGCGTTTAGCAGCCTTAAGTGTAGGTGGTGAAGCCCGTTTTCGGCAACTTGCTTTGCAAGGCTTAACAATTCACTCAGATACTCAGATTTTAGATTTGTGTTGCGGCAGTGGTCAAACGACGCAATTTTTGGCAAAAACTTCACAACATGTAACAGGATTAGATGCTTCACCCAAGTCTTTGCAACGGGCGCGGCAAAATGTACCTGAAGCTTCTTATGTTGAAGCTTTTGCCCAAGAGATGCCATTTGCAGATAATCTATTTGATTTGGTGCATATCAGCGTTGCATTACATGAGATGCAGTCTCAGCAATTACAAAAAATTATTAATGAAGTTTATCGGGTGTTGAAGCCTGGAGGAGTATTTACGCTGGTGGATTTTCACGCCCCGACAAATCCGATATTTTGGCCTGGGATATCGATATTTTTGTTGTTGTTTGAGACGGAAACTGCTTGGGAATTGCTGAAAACTGATTTAGCTGAGTTGTTAACTAAGACTGGCTTTGAAGTGGGGAAGCTAACTTTATATGCTGGTGGTAGTTTGCAAGTGATACAAGCGAAGAAGTGA
- a CDS encoding ABC transporter ATP-binding protein, whose translation MVKELAICTRGLTKQFDRHVAVNDVDLEIQAGEVYGLIGPNGAGKTTLIRMLATAEESTTGEIYINGDRLLRDKSNPKLKRRLGYLPDDYPLYEDLTVWDYLDYFARLYRLQEPRRTQRLHEVLELIQLGNKRNSQISTLSRGMKQRLSLARTIIHEPILLLLDEPVSGLDPIARMQFREIIKALQEAGMTVIISSHVLSDLAELCTSVGIMELGYQLHEFADDNFWRDSWENIFLTLSVIFIFTLLFTGTYLLISDLAKEETCGTLNFIRLSPQSETSILTGKLLGVPSLIYLTILVAVPLHLWACFTPLRSVPCGKAYANAMT comes from the coding sequence ATGGTAAAAGAATTAGCAATTTGCACCCGTGGACTAACTAAGCAATTTGATCGGCACGTTGCTGTCAATGATGTTGATTTAGAGATTCAAGCGGGCGAAGTATATGGACTGATTGGCCCGAATGGTGCGGGTAAAACAACTCTCATCCGTATGTTAGCGACTGCTGAGGAATCAACTACAGGTGAGATTTATATTAATGGCGATCGCCTCCTCCGTGACAAGAGTAACCCCAAACTCAAGCGTCGTCTAGGCTACTTACCCGATGACTATCCACTGTATGAGGATCTAACAGTCTGGGATTACTTAGATTATTTTGCGCGTCTGTATCGTTTGCAAGAACCACGCCGTACTCAACGCTTACATGAAGTTTTAGAACTAATTCAACTTGGAAATAAACGTAACAGTCAGATTTCCACTCTATCGCGAGGGATGAAACAGCGCTTAAGTTTAGCGCGAACTATTATCCACGAACCAATTTTACTATTACTAGATGAGCCTGTTTCTGGGCTTGACCCCATTGCTAGGATGCAGTTTCGCGAAATCATTAAGGCTTTGCAAGAAGCTGGGATGACTGTCATCATCTCTTCCCACGTTCTTAGTGATTTAGCAGAACTCTGTACTTCTGTAGGAATTATGGAACTTGGCTATCAGTTACACGAATTTGCCGATGATAATTTTTGGCGAGACAGTTGGGAAAATATATTCTTAACACTGAGTGTAATTTTTATATTTACACTATTATTTACCGGAACTTATTTGCTAATCAGCGATTTAGCTAAAGAAGAAACTTGCGGTACGTTAAATTTCATCCGTCTCAGTCCCCAATCGGAAACAAGTATATTGACTGGGAAATTGCTAGGAGTTCCGAGTTTAATTTATCTCACGATCTTAGTAGCAGTTCCTTTACATTTGTGGGCTTGCTTCACTCCACTTCGTTCCGTACCCTGCGGGAAGGCTTACGCCAACGCAATGACATAG
- a CDS encoding M61 family metallopeptidase, translating into MTEATATRPNTYIQETGPTIHYLVAMSQPETHLFEVTLRLVNYPSPILDLKLPVWTPGSYLVREYAKNLQDFVAFAENKPLSWRKISKNHWQVNKTGISELTVRYRVFANELSVRTNHLDTTHGYFNGAALFFRILSWDKQPIRVTVVPPRPEWQVTTALPPVAEETNTFLAGDFDTLVDTPFEIGSHQLYKFEALGKPHELAIWGQGNFQIQQMIADIQKIIQIEAQMFGGLPYERYVFLLHLFSQAFGGLEHKNSCSLIYHRFGFRLQDKYDRFLQLVAHEFFHLWNVKRIRPKALEVFDYDQENYTPSLWFCEGTTSYYDLLIPLRAGIYDAKSYLNHLSKEITRYETTPGRKVQPVSESSFDAWIKLYRPDANSGNSQISYYLKGEMVSLLLDLLIRSTHNNQRSLDDVMLKMWQQFGQDEIGYTPEQLQEVIESVAGIDLTDFFKRYIDSTEDLPFNQYLEPFGLQLVADQQEEPYLGVRINTENGREIIKLVETASPAQVGGIDAGDELLAIDGIKLATGGLSDRLKDYQPNDTIQVAVFHQDELRTYSITLTSPHPTRYQLKPVEHPNSTQQQNFAGWLGAAIATV; encoded by the coding sequence ATGACTGAAGCAACAGCAACTCGTCCCAACACCTACATTCAGGAAACCGGGCCAACGATTCATTACCTGGTGGCAATGTCCCAACCAGAAACCCATCTGTTTGAGGTGACTTTACGCCTTGTGAATTATCCCTCACCAATTCTCGATTTAAAACTGCCGGTGTGGACACCCGGTTCCTATTTAGTTCGGGAATACGCCAAGAATTTACAGGATTTTGTGGCTTTTGCAGAGAATAAACCTTTATCTTGGCGAAAGATTAGTAAAAACCACTGGCAAGTAAACAAAACAGGTATTTCAGAATTAACTGTACGTTACCGCGTTTTTGCCAATGAGCTATCAGTACGGACAAATCACCTCGATACTACACACGGTTATTTCAACGGTGCGGCACTATTTTTTAGAATACTAAGCTGGGATAAGCAACCCATTCGCGTGACTGTCGTACCACCACGCCCAGAATGGCAGGTAACTACTGCCTTACCACCCGTTGCTGAAGAAACAAATACTTTCTTGGCTGGCGATTTTGATACTTTGGTGGATACTCCCTTTGAGATTGGTAGCCACCAATTGTATAAATTTGAGGCTTTGGGAAAACCCCATGAACTGGCAATCTGGGGACAAGGTAATTTCCAAATTCAGCAGATGATTGCTGATATTCAAAAAATTATCCAGATAGAAGCGCAGATGTTCGGCGGTTTACCTTATGAACGATATGTGTTTCTACTACATTTATTTAGCCAAGCTTTTGGTGGTTTGGAGCATAAAAATTCTTGCTCGTTAATTTACCACCGTTTTGGGTTTCGCCTTCAGGATAAGTACGATCGCTTTCTGCAATTAGTGGCACACGAATTTTTTCACTTGTGGAATGTCAAGCGAATTCGCCCAAAAGCATTAGAGGTTTTTGATTACGACCAAGAAAATTACACACCATCATTGTGGTTTTGTGAGGGTACTACTAGTTACTATGACTTGTTAATTCCTTTGCGGGCAGGAATCTATGATGCTAAATCGTATTTGAATCACTTGAGTAAGGAAATTACCAGATATGAAACGACACCGGGGCGCAAGGTACAACCCGTTTCCGAGTCGAGTTTTGATGCCTGGATAAAACTCTATCGTCCCGATGCCAATAGCGGTAATTCCCAAATTTCTTACTATTTAAAAGGAGAAATGGTATCGTTGTTGCTGGATTTACTGATTCGCTCTACTCACAATAATCAGCGTTCCCTCGATGACGTGATGCTGAAAATGTGGCAGCAATTTGGGCAAGATGAAATCGGCTATACCCCAGAACAGTTGCAGGAAGTTATCGAATCTGTTGCCGGAATCGATTTGACTGATTTCTTTAAACGCTACATTGATAGTACTGAAGATTTGCCTTTCAATCAGTATTTAGAACCCTTTGGCTTGCAGTTGGTAGCCGATCAGCAAGAAGAACCTTATTTGGGTGTGAGAATAAATACAGAGAATGGACGGGAGATTATTAAGCTCGTAGAGACTGCTTCACCTGCACAAGTAGGGGGAATTGATGCAGGTGATGAGTTGTTAGCAATTGATGGAATTAAGCTAGCGACGGGTGGCTTAAGCGATCGCCTGAAAGATTACCAACCCAACGATACCATTCAAGTCGCAGTGTTCCACCAAGACGAGTTGCGTACTTATTCCATTACCCTCACGTCACCACATCCAACGAGATATCAGCTAAAACCTGTTGAACATCCTAACTCCACACAGCAGCAAAACTTTGCTGGATGGCTTGGGGCTGCGATCGCAACTGTTTGA
- the pyk gene encoding pyruvate kinase — protein sequence MQLRDSLRRTKIVATIGPATSSPEMLKAIIEAGATTLRLNFSHGTHADHQRSIRLIRQTAFELNQPVAILQDLQGPKIRLGKFDNGSIVLAKGDRFTLTNRPVVGTQEISCVTYDYLAEEVPVGAKILLDDGRVEMVVEEINRDKGDLHCRITVPGKLSNNKGVNFPGVYLSIKAMTDKDREDLMFGLDQGVDWVALSFVRNPQDMIEIKELISSTGKQVPVVAKIEKHEAIEQMEAILALCDGVMVARGDLGVELPAEDVPVLQKRLIATANRLGIPIITATQMLDSMVSNPRPTRAEVSDVANAILDGTDAVMLSNETAVGSFPVEAVATMARIAERMEQEEAQHLNLRSTRDARRSIPNAISQAVGQIAEQLGAAAIMTLTQTGATARNVSKFRPHTPILAVTPHVNVARQLQMVWGVKPLLVLGLPSTGQTFQAAINVAQELKLLSQGDLVVMTAGTLQGISGSTDLIKVEVVTAVLGHGIGLGQGSVSGRARVASTGMDVSNFNPGDILVAPRTSADFVEAIRKSAGIITEDESLTSHAAVIGLRLGVPVIVGVKQATQVIRDGAIITLDLQRGLIYSGAVRTA from the coding sequence ATGCAATTACGAGATTCTCTGCGCCGGACAAAAATTGTCGCTACTATTGGCCCCGCTACTAGCAGTCCTGAAATGCTCAAGGCGATTATTGAAGCGGGAGCCACGACACTGCGGCTAAACTTCTCCCACGGAACTCATGCCGACCATCAACGTAGTATTCGCTTAATTCGGCAAACCGCTTTTGAATTAAATCAGCCAGTGGCTATTCTCCAAGACTTGCAGGGCCCAAAAATTCGCTTAGGAAAGTTTGACAACGGGTCTATAGTTTTGGCAAAAGGCGATCGCTTCACCTTGACAAATCGTCCAGTAGTAGGCACGCAAGAAATTAGTTGCGTCACCTACGATTATTTAGCCGAAGAAGTCCCAGTTGGGGCAAAAATTCTCCTCGATGATGGACGAGTAGAAATGGTTGTAGAGGAAATTAACCGGGACAAAGGTGATTTGCATTGTCGCATCACCGTGCCTGGTAAACTTTCTAACAATAAAGGCGTAAACTTCCCCGGCGTTTACTTGTCAATTAAGGCAATGACCGACAAAGACCGTGAGGATCTGATGTTTGGTCTAGATCAGGGTGTCGATTGGGTGGCACTTTCCTTTGTCCGCAATCCCCAGGACATGATCGAAATTAAAGAACTAATTTCCAGCACAGGCAAGCAAGTACCAGTGGTTGCCAAAATTGAAAAGCACGAAGCCATTGAACAAATGGAGGCGATTCTGGCTTTGTGTGATGGCGTGATGGTTGCCAGAGGCGATTTAGGGGTGGAATTGCCAGCAGAAGATGTGCCGGTACTGCAAAAGCGGCTAATTGCCACAGCAAATCGCTTGGGAATTCCGATCATCACCGCTACTCAGATGTTAGATAGCATGGTGAGCAATCCCCGTCCCACTCGCGCTGAAGTATCGGATGTGGCCAATGCGATTTTAGATGGTACGGACGCGGTAATGCTCTCCAATGAAACCGCCGTGGGTAGCTTCCCTGTAGAAGCAGTCGCAACGATGGCGCGAATTGCCGAACGTATGGAGCAGGAAGAAGCGCAACACTTAAACCTACGTTCTACGAGAGATGCCCGACGCTCCATTCCCAATGCGATTAGTCAAGCTGTCGGTCAAATTGCCGAACAACTAGGTGCAGCAGCAATTATGACCCTAACGCAAACCGGGGCAACCGCTCGCAATGTCTCTAAGTTTCGTCCTCATACACCAATTTTGGCAGTGACACCCCATGTAAATGTGGCGCGGCAGCTACAGATGGTGTGGGGAGTTAAACCGCTGTTGGTGTTAGGATTGCCTTCCACTGGTCAGACGTTTCAAGCTGCGATTAACGTGGCTCAGGAACTTAAGTTACTGTCTCAGGGAGATTTAGTAGTGATGACTGCTGGCACACTCCAGGGAATTTCTGGCTCTACAGATTTGATTAAGGTAGAAGTGGTGACGGCGGTACTAGGTCACGGAATTGGACTGGGACAAGGTTCAGTAAGTGGTCGCGCACGGGTGGCTAGTACTGGTATGGATGTGAGTAACTTTAATCCTGGAGACATATTGGTTGCACCCCGCACTAGTGCCGATTTTGTTGAGGCAATTCGGAAATCTGCCGGAATTATTACCGAAGATGAAAGTCTTACAAGTCACGCGGCAGTAATTGGCTTGCGTCTCGGTGTACCAGTGATTGTCGGCGTGAAACAGGCAACGCAGGTGATTCGCGATGGGGCGATTATAACGCTGGATCTGCAACGGGGGTTGATTTACTCTGGGGCGGTGAGAACGGCTTAG
- the crtR gene encoding beta-carotene hydroxylase — MIASEAQKPLTIPPKEFLAPPGDFNPTLLLFSVAVSMLVLSNFGYWLWEWPHWLCFSVNTLALHCAGTVIHDACHQSAHRNRVMNAMLGHGSALMLAFAFPVFTRVHLQHHGHVNHPKDDPDHYVSTGGPLWLIAVRFLYHEVFFFQRRLWRKYELLEWFISRLIVGVIVYISVQYHFLGYILNFWFLPAFVVGIALGLFFDYLPHRPFAERDRWKNARVYPNPILNILIMGQNYHLIHHLWPSIPWYNYQPAYYVMKPLLDEKGCYQTSGLLQKKDFFEFVYDIFLGIRFHHQKE, encoded by the coding sequence ATGATCGCATCGGAGGCACAAAAGCCACTGACAATCCCACCCAAGGAATTTTTAGCGCCTCCTGGTGATTTTAATCCGACGCTGCTGTTGTTTTCTGTTGCTGTATCCATGCTGGTGTTATCTAACTTTGGTTACTGGCTTTGGGAATGGCCGCATTGGCTATGCTTTAGCGTTAACACCCTTGCCTTGCATTGTGCTGGAACCGTAATTCATGATGCCTGTCACCAATCTGCCCATCGCAACCGGGTGATGAATGCGATGTTAGGGCATGGCAGTGCGTTGATGCTAGCTTTTGCTTTTCCAGTCTTTACGCGAGTGCATTTACAGCATCATGGTCATGTTAATCATCCTAAAGACGACCCAGATCATTATGTCTCTACGGGTGGGCCTCTGTGGCTGATTGCAGTGCGGTTTTTGTACCATGAGGTATTTTTCTTTCAACGGCGACTGTGGCGTAAATATGAGCTATTAGAATGGTTCATCAGCCGCTTAATTGTTGGCGTAATTGTTTATATCTCAGTGCAATACCACTTTTTGGGTTATATTCTGAATTTTTGGTTTTTACCGGCTTTTGTGGTGGGCATAGCACTAGGATTATTTTTTGACTATTTACCACATCGTCCTTTTGCCGAGCGCGATCGCTGGAAAAATGCTCGCGTTTACCCTAACCCGATTCTCAATATCTTGATTATGGGGCAGAATTACCACTTAATCCATCATTTGTGGCCTTCTATTCCTTGGTATAATTATCAGCCTGCATACTATGTGATGAAGCCCCTACTAGATGAGAAAGGCTGTTATCAAACTTCAGGATTGTTGCAAAAAAAGGACTTTTTTGAGTTTGTTTATGACATCTTTTTAGGAATTAGGTTTCATCATCAAAAAGAATAG
- a CDS encoding Uma2 family endonuclease: MTQTTTERLYSFEEYLAYNDVTDSRYELVDGKLERMNPPTFRHLLISDFIQDNFKAEINRLSLPGLCFREAGVRTGWRKSRLPDVYVVTAEQVMEFLDESAVCQSAPILVVEVVSPDSVKRDYRYKRSEYAALEIPEYWIVDPIESKITILLLSEGLYEEQEFRGSQQIVSVTFPEIVLTVEQVLSVGNVG, from the coding sequence ATGACACAAACAACTACAGAGCGTCTATACTCTTTTGAAGAATATCTCGCTTATAACGATGTTACTGATAGCCGTTATGAACTGGTGGATGGGAAACTAGAACGCATGAATCCACCAACTTTTAGACATTTACTAATTTCTGACTTTATTCAGGATAACTTTAAGGCAGAAATCAATCGCTTGAGTTTACCTGGGCTATGCTTTAGAGAAGCGGGGGTGAGAACGGGATGGCGAAAGTCAAGATTGCCTGATGTTTATGTTGTCACGGCTGAACAGGTAATGGAATTCCTTGATGAGTCTGCTGTTTGTCAGTCTGCGCCGATATTAGTAGTGGAAGTTGTCAGTCCTGATTCAGTAAAACGCGATTATCGATATAAACGTTCTGAATATGCAGCGTTAGAGATTCCTGAATATTGGATTGTAGATCCAATAGAGTCAAAAATTACGATTTTATTGTTGTCAGAAGGATTGTACGAGGAACAAGAGTTTAGAGGGAGTCAGCAAATTGTGTCTGTAACTTTCCCAGAAATTGTGCTTACAGTTGAACAAGTGTTGTCTGTGGGTAATGTTGGTTAA
- a CDS encoding ABC transporter substrate-binding protein, which translates to MFKLLRYLSIFFFTAFLLFACHSSAPTEFKRPPLKVEFTSFVGEYPGIIAQEKGFFKAQGVDVELIHKLSPQLERANFSAGKYDGVSLALGSFIILSATNPDIQGVIIIDESAGADVVVAQSQIKTVADLKGKKLGANLGGFSEVFVTEMLKTVNLTSDDVNLVKLESLEIPQRLKTNAIQAGHTWEPYLSKAIKLGGHILFTSKQTPRLILDIIVFRGETIRDRPEDIRAFVQGWLQAVTYWKANVQEGKAIISKALKIPRNTISLEGVNLTDLGENKKLFKSSNPNSIYKIAKVYADFFIRSGNMTRIPELKSLLNPSFLNHPS; encoded by the coding sequence TTGTTTAAACTACTCAGATACCTTAGTATTTTCTTCTTTACAGCCTTTTTGCTATTTGCTTGTCATTCTTCAGCACCGACCGAATTTAAACGCCCTCCCTTGAAAGTGGAATTTACATCTTTTGTTGGGGAGTATCCAGGCATCATTGCTCAAGAAAAAGGATTCTTCAAAGCCCAAGGGGTAGATGTGGAACTAATTCATAAACTATCCCCCCAATTGGAGAGAGCAAATTTCAGTGCAGGGAAGTATGATGGTGTTTCATTGGCATTAGGAAGTTTTATCATCTTGAGTGCCACAAATCCAGATATACAAGGTGTGATAATTATAGATGAATCAGCAGGAGCAGATGTAGTAGTAGCCCAATCACAAATTAAAACCGTCGCTGACTTGAAAGGGAAAAAGCTGGGTGCAAATCTAGGTGGTTTTAGCGAAGTTTTTGTGACTGAGATGTTGAAAACAGTCAACTTAACCAGCGATGATGTGAATTTGGTTAAATTAGAGTCTTTAGAAATTCCTCAACGCCTGAAAACTAATGCTATTCAAGCTGGACACACTTGGGAACCCTATCTTTCTAAAGCTATTAAATTAGGGGGACATATTCTATTTACCAGCAAACAAACCCCTCGCTTAATTTTAGATATAATTGTCTTTCGCGGTGAGACAATCCGCGATCGCCCCGAAGACATTCGTGCATTTGTGCAAGGATGGCTGCAAGCCGTAACCTACTGGAAAGCAAATGTTCAAGAAGGAAAGGCTATCATCAGCAAAGCGTTAAAAATTCCTCGCAATACAATCTCTCTAGAGGGAGTAAACCTAACTGATTTAGGTGAAAATAAAAAATTATTTAAATCTAGCAACCCTAACTCTATCTACAAAATTGCCAAGGTATATGCAGATTTTTTTATTCGCTCTGGAAACATGACGCGCATTCCTGAGCTAAAGAGTTTGTTAAATCCTTCATTTTTGAACCACCCTTCTTAA
- the aroH gene encoding chorismate mutase: protein MDWQMRAIRGATTASENTVEVIREVVTELLDELENRNQFQPGDMISVTFSVTRDLDAIFPAAIARSRPGWDNVAMLDVQQMHVEGSLQRCIRFLIHAYLPASASIHHIYLRNAASLRPDWSLPQTLQTSQPAFKSKV from the coding sequence GTGGACTGGCAAATGCGGGCTATTCGCGGAGCAACAACCGCTTCAGAAAATACTGTTGAGGTAATCCGAGAGGTAGTTACAGAACTACTAGATGAACTGGAAAACCGGAATCAATTCCAGCCGGGGGACATGATCAGTGTGACTTTCTCTGTAACACGCGATTTGGATGCGATTTTCCCGGCTGCGATCGCTAGATCACGTCCTGGTTGGGATAATGTGGCCATGTTGGATGTACAGCAAATGCACGTCGAAGGTAGCTTACAGCGTTGCATTCGGTTTTTAATTCACGCCTATCTACCAGCCTCCGCCTCAATTCATCATATCTATTTACGCAACGCCGCTAGTTTGCGTCCCGACTGGAGTTTGCCTCAGACTTTACAAACATCACAGCCAGCATTTAAGTCAAAAGTGTAA
- the sppA gene encoding signal peptide peptidase SppA encodes MVWPFKPKFKKQIARIEITGAIAGATRKRVLEALKTVEEKKFPALLLRIDSPGGTVGDSQEIYSALKRLREKIKIVASFGNISASGGVYIGMGAEHIVANPGTITGSIGVILRGNNLERLLEKIGVSFQVIKSGPYKDILAFDRQLTQPEEIILQELIDTSYQQFVQTVADGRSLTVEAVKSFADGRIFTGQQALALGVVDRLGTEEDARRWTAELVGLDPEKTLCYTLEERKPLLSRLLPGSRQVSSGIRSGIDWLEFEVSTSGLPLWLYRP; translated from the coding sequence ATGGTATGGCCGTTTAAGCCCAAGTTTAAAAAACAAATTGCGCGGATTGAAATTACTGGTGCGATCGCCGGTGCTACTCGCAAACGCGTCCTAGAAGCCCTGAAAACTGTAGAAGAAAAAAAGTTTCCGGCATTATTGCTCCGCATCGATAGTCCTGGCGGTACAGTCGGAGATTCCCAAGAAATCTACAGTGCCCTGAAGCGTTTGCGCGAAAAAATCAAAATCGTCGCTAGCTTTGGCAATATTTCGGCTTCTGGAGGAGTCTACATCGGCATGGGAGCCGAACACATCGTCGCCAACCCAGGTACGATTACGGGTAGTATTGGTGTGATTCTGCGTGGAAATAACTTAGAACGCTTGCTAGAAAAAATTGGTGTTTCCTTCCAGGTAATTAAGTCTGGCCCTTACAAAGACATTTTGGCTTTTGACCGGCAACTTACTCAACCAGAAGAAATCATCCTGCAAGAGTTGATTGACACAAGTTATCAGCAGTTTGTCCAAACGGTAGCAGATGGCCGTTCTTTAACAGTAGAAGCTGTTAAAAGTTTCGCCGATGGTCGGATTTTTACTGGACAGCAAGCCCTAGCCTTGGGTGTTGTCGATCGCTTGGGCACAGAAGAAGATGCCCGTCGCTGGACAGCAGAACTAGTCGGACTCGATCCAGAAAAAACTCTCTGCTATACCCTAGAAGAACGTAAACCCTTATTGAGTCGCCTTCTACCAGGAAGTCGTCAAGTTTCATCAGGAATTCGATCTGGAATTGATTGGCTCGAATTTGAAGTCTCTACTAGTGGTTTGCCTCTGTGGTTATATCGACCCTAA
- a CDS encoding MlaE family lipid ABC transporter permease subunit, which translates to MNQTTSKSSLREWSQRLLAAIFLGGQVLVHLLRGKIHRRNTLEQMAAVGPDSLFIALLTAIFVGAVFTIQVAREFINFGAGNIIGGVLSVALTRELAPVLTAVVLAGRVGSAFAAEIGTMRVSEQIDAMLMLKTDPIDYLVIPRVLACCLMLPILTLLSLVTGMFGGLIIATTIYNLSDTVFLDSARNFLGIWDIFSAMIKACCFGILIAVIGCSWGLTTTGGAKGVGQSTTTAVVTALLIIFVSNFFLSWLMFQGTGSAFIGL; encoded by the coding sequence TTGAACCAGACTACATCCAAATCCAGTTTAAGGGAATGGAGTCAGCGATTGCTGGCAGCGATTTTTCTGGGTGGGCAAGTACTAGTTCACCTATTGAGAGGCAAAATCCATCGGCGCAACACCTTAGAACAAATGGCGGCAGTTGGGCCAGATTCCTTATTTATTGCCCTACTGACGGCTATTTTTGTTGGTGCTGTGTTTACGATTCAGGTGGCGCGGGAATTTATCAACTTTGGCGCAGGAAACATTATCGGCGGAGTGCTTTCTGTTGCGTTGACGCGAGAACTCGCTCCGGTGTTGACAGCAGTGGTTTTAGCGGGGCGAGTCGGTTCTGCCTTTGCAGCAGAAATCGGTACCATGCGAGTCTCAGAACAAATCGATGCTATGTTGATGTTGAAAACAGATCCAATCGATTACCTGGTTATTCCCCGTGTCCTTGCTTGCTGTTTAATGCTGCCAATTTTAACCCTTCTGTCTTTGGTGACAGGGATGTTTGGGGGATTAATAATTGCCACAACTATCTACAATCTATCTGATACGGTCTTTCTAGACTCAGCCCGTAACTTTCTTGGTATCTGGGATATTTTTAGCGCCATGATTAAGGCGTGCTGCTTTGGTATTTTAATCGCCGTAATTGGTTGCAGTTGGGGGCTGACGACAACAGGAGGTGCGAAAGGTGTAGGACAGTCAACTACAACTGCTGTTGTGACTGCCTTACTAATTATATTTGTGAGCAACTTCTTTCTTTCTTGGTTGATGTTTCAGGGAACTGGCAGTGCATTCATCGGACTATAA